A genomic segment from Pistricoccus aurantiacus encodes:
- a CDS encoding type II toxin-antitoxin system HicB family antitoxin, which translates to MAHYIALLHHEDDAYGVVFPDFPGCVSAGDNFEDALRMGAEALAFHVAGMQEDGEAIPAPRSLEQIKATGDDWIEWDNALVTLIPLLPPPDISERVNVTLPKRLLVQIDAISRNRSGFLAQAAAEALRQRSS; encoded by the coding sequence ATGGCGCACTATATTGCTTTGCTGCATCATGAAGACGATGCCTATGGCGTCGTCTTTCCCGACTTCCCCGGTTGCGTCAGCGCCGGCGACAACTTTGAAGATGCTCTTCGCATGGGCGCCGAAGCACTGGCCTTTCATGTGGCCGGCATGCAGGAAGACGGTGAGGCGATTCCCGCCCCACGTAGCCTGGAGCAGATCAAGGCCACCGGTGACGACTGGATCGAATGGGATAATGCTCTGGTCACCCTGATACCGCTGCTGCCCCCGCCGGATATCTCCGAGCGCGTCAACGTCACCCTGCCCAAACGGTTGCTGGTCCAGATCGACGCCATCTCGCGCAATCGCTCCGGCTTTCTCGCCCAGGCGGCCGCCGAGGCGCTGCGCCAGCGGAGTTCGTGA
- a CDS encoding calcium-binding protein, producing MAIENQGNGLIFGTDEGEVIWASSPAIVRAKGGDDGVRLGYGNDVAYLGEGNDVAYAEGGSDAVFGEAGDDLIYGGSGNDWLDGGEGNDFLYGGEDNDQLFGNASDDTILGIAGNNALYGSTGNDLIIGGTGSDVVFGGEDDDVIEGGDGDDWLSGGSGNNQIHGQGGDDAVYGSADGEGQPREGSSTELFYTGNDGNDTVNRFTPDNDQVILSANINDTGIQSLEDLAGLVTDTEAGAVVDLGEQTQILMAGIPADDILANAAEYITIA from the coding sequence ATGGCTATTGAGAATCAAGGCAACGGATTGATCTTCGGTACCGACGAGGGAGAAGTGATTTGGGCCAGCAGTCCCGCCATCGTCAGGGCCAAAGGCGGCGACGACGGCGTACGCCTGGGCTACGGCAACGACGTGGCCTACCTCGGCGAGGGTAACGACGTGGCCTACGCGGAAGGCGGTAGCGACGCGGTCTTCGGTGAAGCCGGCGACGACCTGATCTACGGCGGCAGTGGCAACGATTGGCTGGACGGCGGCGAAGGGAACGACTTTCTCTACGGCGGGGAAGACAACGACCAGCTGTTCGGCAACGCCAGCGACGACACCATTCTTGGCATTGCTGGCAACAATGCGCTGTACGGCTCCACCGGCAACGATCTGATCATCGGCGGCACCGGCAGCGACGTGGTGTTCGGCGGTGAAGACGATGACGTCATCGAAGGCGGCGACGGCGATGACTGGCTTTCCGGCGGCTCCGGCAACAATCAGATCCACGGCCAGGGCGGTGACGATGCGGTCTACGGCAGCGCCGATGGCGAGGGCCAGCCGCGGGAAGGCAGCAGCACCGAGCTCTTCTATACCGGCAACGACGGGAACGACACGGTCAACCGGTTCACGCCGGACAATGACCAGGTCATCCTGTCCGCCAATATCAACGACACGGGCATCCAGTCCCTGGAGGATCTGGCGGGCCTGGTGACGGACACGGAAGCAGGCGCCGTGGTCGACCTGGGCGAGCAGACCCAGATCCTGATGGCCGGCATCCCCGCGGACGATATCCTCGCCAACGCAGCCGAGTACATCACCATCGCCTGA
- a CDS encoding Rid family hydrolase → MNAYMEFFGTDDQPNLPARSAVPVPQLANPGWLIEIEVIAAK, encoded by the coding sequence ATGAACGCCTATATGGAATTCTTCGGCACCGATGATCAACCTAACCTGCCTGCCCGCTCCGCGGTACCGGTGCCGCAACTGGCCAACCCCGGCTGGCTGATCGAGATCGAGGTCATCGCGGCGAAGTAG
- a CDS encoding NAD(P)H-dependent oxidoreductase, which yields MLHVLILYCHPEPHSFNAALKDVAIEVLENEGHTVEVADLYAENFDPVERPGHFTTRADAEVFSALTEQRHHFESNTLPGKIQHEIDRLWRADLVILQFPLWWHAQPAMLKGWFDRVFVYGGLYSGSRRFDRGPLRGRRALCSVTTGAPAATFSRFGRSADITTLMWPIHCSLYYVGFEVLAPQLTYGVQGGGLSYQAEASFRCQLEADKTRWARRLTQLETEAPLPFSGWADWDEDGVLRETHPLRWRP from the coding sequence ATGCTGCACGTTTTAATCCTGTACTGTCATCCCGAACCCCATTCCTTCAACGCCGCGCTCAAGGATGTCGCGATCGAGGTTCTCGAGAATGAGGGCCATACGGTCGAGGTTGCCGATCTCTACGCGGAGAATTTCGATCCGGTGGAACGGCCCGGGCATTTTACGACACGCGCAGACGCCGAGGTCTTCTCGGCACTGACCGAACAGCGCCATCATTTCGAAAGCAATACGTTACCAGGAAAGATACAACATGAAATCGATCGGCTGTGGCGTGCCGATCTAGTGATTTTGCAGTTTCCGCTGTGGTGGCATGCACAGCCCGCCATGCTCAAGGGCTGGTTCGACCGAGTGTTTGTCTACGGCGGCCTTTACTCGGGAAGTCGTCGCTTCGATCGCGGCCCGTTACGCGGGCGCCGCGCGCTCTGCTCGGTAACCACCGGCGCTCCCGCCGCGACCTTTTCGCGATTCGGACGTAGCGCCGACATCACGACCCTGATGTGGCCCATTCATTGCTCGCTCTATTACGTCGGTTTCGAGGTGCTTGCGCCACAGCTGACCTATGGGGTCCAAGGCGGCGGGCTGAGTTATCAGGCGGAAGCGAGTTTTCGATGCCAACTGGAGGCCGATAAAACACGCTGGGCACGGCGCCTGACACAGCTCGAGACGGAAGCGCCACTCCCTTTCAGCGGTTGGGCGGATTGGGACGAGGACGGCGTGCTGCGTGAGACACATCCGCTACGCTGGCGACCCTGA
- a CDS encoding type II toxin-antitoxin system HicA family toxin has protein sequence MKRYSSRELIKMLKADGWEPVAVAGSHDQFKHPDKPGRVTVPHPRKDLPTPTIRSIFRQAGWQQ, from the coding sequence ATGAAGCGATACAGCAGTCGAGAACTGATCAAGATGCTCAAGGCTGACGGTTGGGAGCCGGTCGCGGTTGCCGGCTCGCACGATCAGTTCAAGCATCCTGACAAACCCGGCCGCGTCACCGTCCCCCATCCCAGGAAAGACCTGCCCACGCCGACGATTCGCAGTATCTTCCGCCAGGCCGGCTGGCAGCAATAG
- a CDS encoding helix-turn-helix domain-containing protein — MDMTLGMIARRHGDNLAALVSEQLIHERMRTPQDHQRLALAQRLGTHRHGLVEAVALMERHIEAPLALSEIAARVGISLRQLQRLFEQELARRPRDFYLELRLTRARRLLAETDHDILSIALATGFGAASSFSRAYKRRYGVNPRQHRHPD, encoded by the coding sequence CAACTTGGCCGCCCTGGTCTCCGAGCAGCTGATCCACGAACGCATGCGCACCCCCCAGGACCATCAGCGCCTGGCCCTGGCCCAGCGGCTGGGCACTCATCGTCATGGACTGGTGGAGGCAGTGGCGTTGATGGAGCGACATATCGAGGCGCCCCTGGCCCTCAGCGAGATTGCCGCCCGGGTGGGTATTTCCCTGCGCCAGCTGCAGCGGCTGTTCGAGCAGGAACTGGCCCGGCGACCCCGGGATTTCTATCTGGAGCTGCGTTTGACCCGGGCGCGCCGGCTGCTGGCGGAAACCGACCATGACATTCTCAGCATCGCCCTGGCCACCGGCTTCGGCGCCGCCTCCAGCTTTTCCCGGGCCTACAAGCGCCGCTACGGCGTGAATCCTCGGCAGCATCGCCATCCGGATTGA
- a CDS encoding glycine betaine ABC transporter substrate-binding protein produces the protein MFLGGWLPAQQKIYDAAMQSDAIVDLGNNVEGARMGFAVPGYVHDAGITSAEQLNEPENRERFGAEFYSIESGSTVGEAIHDAADNDVYGLGDWDIRESSTAGMLAEVDAAYRDQRWIAFYGWTPHWMAPKYDMVILDDPESVYGRENGKSDIRTVVRRDFSEANPNLTRFLDQVVFSAEEQSQFIDEFSQQGKDLEEVAEQWIESNPEQVQSFLEGVTTRDGEQPTIE, from the coding sequence GTGTTTCTCGGCGGCTGGCTGCCCGCCCAGCAGAAGATCTACGACGCCGCCATGCAGTCCGACGCCATCGTCGATCTGGGCAACAATGTCGAAGGGGCGCGCATGGGCTTCGCGGTGCCCGGCTACGTGCATGACGCCGGCATCACCAGCGCGGAACAACTGAACGAGCCGGAGAATCGCGAGCGCTTCGGCGCCGAGTTCTACTCCATCGAAAGCGGCTCCACCGTCGGCGAAGCGATCCATGACGCCGCGGATAACGACGTCTACGGCCTGGGAGACTGGGACATTCGTGAATCCTCCACCGCCGGCATGCTGGCGGAGGTGGACGCTGCCTATCGCGACCAGCGCTGGATCGCCTTCTACGGCTGGACGCCCCACTGGATGGCTCCGAAGTACGACATGGTCATCCTCGACGATCCGGAAAGCGTCTACGGCCGGGAAAACGGCAAGAGCGATATCCGTACCGTGGTGCGTCGCGACTTCAGCGAGGCCAACCCCAACCTGACCAGGTTTCTCGATCAGGTGGTGTTCAGCGCCGAGGAACAAAGCCAGTTCATCGACGAGTTCAGCCAGCAAGGCAAGGATCTGGAAGAGGTCGCCGAGCAGTGGATCGAATCCAACCCCGAGCAGGTTCAGAGCTTCCTCGAGGGCGTGACCACCCGGGACGGCGAACAGCCGACCATCGAGTGA
- a CDS encoding TauD/TfdA family dioxygenase codes for MSQANLPLTPDYDAWPVEVWPAEVSHDERLLTLRWQDGRVSRYHSVWLRENAADDSTVNPSTRERILDLSTLGEWPTITSATLDEQGALVVTFTPENRTLRFHPGWLRANDYSNLESPDAPLVPVTTWTGEEMSEPISLDAGGWLTHKNAHAEDDPAFEALLREALEAVLGYGLVRLRNLPTEPGTLARIAERIGPMRDTNFGTLFDVKAKPDPDSNAYTSIALPFHVDLPTREYQPGLQFLHCLENSVEGGQAVMADGFAIAEALREEHPEAFATLTRVKWCYANTAKVTDYVWFDPMIKLDDQSRLLEVRIADFLRGPLMAPFEDIEHAYDALMQLQRMLKEPRFAQRFTYRPGDLVIFDNRRLLHARDAFEGSSGHRWLQGCYMERDEIRSRLRMLWRAERRRRVEALDQLRQENASESALQELADQAQDLGMGY; via the coding sequence ATGAGCCAAGCCAACCTTCCCCTTACCCCGGACTACGACGCCTGGCCCGTCGAGGTATGGCCCGCCGAGGTCAGCCACGACGAGCGCCTGCTCACCCTGCGCTGGCAGGACGGCCGGGTGAGCCGCTATCACAGCGTCTGGCTGCGGGAGAACGCCGCGGACGACAGCACAGTCAATCCCTCTACTCGGGAGCGTATCCTGGATCTCTCGACGCTCGGCGAATGGCCGACGATCACGAGCGCGACGCTGGACGAACAGGGAGCGCTTGTCGTCACCTTCACCCCGGAGAACCGCACCCTGCGCTTCCACCCGGGCTGGCTGCGGGCGAATGACTACTCCAATCTCGAGTCGCCGGACGCGCCCCTGGTGCCGGTGACCACCTGGACCGGCGAAGAAATGTCGGAGCCCATTAGCCTGGATGCCGGCGGCTGGCTGACTCATAAGAATGCCCATGCAGAAGACGATCCGGCCTTCGAGGCACTGCTGCGGGAGGCCTTGGAAGCAGTGCTCGGTTACGGCCTGGTGCGGCTGCGCAACCTGCCAACCGAGCCCGGCACCCTGGCGCGTATCGCCGAGCGTATCGGACCGATGAGGGATACCAACTTCGGCACCCTCTTCGACGTCAAGGCCAAACCGGACCCGGACTCCAACGCCTACACCTCCATCGCCCTGCCCTTTCACGTGGATCTGCCCACCCGGGAATACCAGCCTGGGCTGCAGTTCCTGCACTGCCTGGAGAACAGCGTTGAAGGCGGCCAGGCGGTGATGGCGGACGGCTTCGCCATCGCCGAGGCGCTGCGCGAGGAGCATCCCGAGGCCTTCGCCACCCTGACTCGGGTCAAGTGGTGCTACGCCAATACCGCCAAGGTGACGGACTACGTTTGGTTCGACCCGATGATCAAGCTTGACGACCAGAGCCGTCTGCTCGAGGTGCGCATCGCCGACTTCCTGCGCGGCCCCTTGATGGCCCCTTTCGAGGATATCGAGCACGCCTATGACGCCCTGATGCAACTGCAGCGGATGCTCAAGGAACCCCGCTTCGCCCAGCGCTTTACCTATCGCCCCGGCGACCTGGTGATCTTCGACAACCGCCGCCTGCTTCACGCCCGGGACGCCTTCGAAGGCAGCTCCGGCCACCGCTGGCTGCAGGGCTGCTATATGGAACGGGACGAGATCCGCTCTCGGCTGCGCATGCTGTGGCGAGCCGAGCGCCGGCGGCGGGTCGAGGCGCTCGATCAGCTACGGCAGGAAAATGCATCCGAGAGCGCGCTTCAGGAACTGGCCGACCAGGCTCAGGATCTGGGCATGGGCTACTGA
- a CDS encoding LysR family transcriptional regulator translates to MTELTTRWNDLPLVQAIAETGSLSGAARRLNVSHATVFRRLGELERRLGVRLFERSRNGYMPTPAGDDLAVTAARVADEIAGAERRLLGRDLTLSGTLRTTTTDTLLMGLLTPILADFQAAHPRIVLEVVVANRPLNLSRRDADIAIRPGNSPPETLIGRRVGRLTQAVYEPSNSGDEALPWVGPDVHLGYPALEAWMMQQGADAHTVYKVDSMLGMLAAVRAGLGQGVLPCYLADAEPTLRRRSAMIPELTIDLWLLTHPDLRRTARVRTFFEVVAQAIEARNAVLLGEHPW, encoded by the coding sequence ATGACCGAATTGACGACTCGCTGGAATGACCTGCCGCTGGTGCAGGCAATCGCCGAGACCGGCTCGCTCTCCGGTGCGGCGCGGCGACTGAATGTGAGTCACGCGACCGTCTTTCGCCGCTTGGGCGAGCTGGAGCGGCGCCTTGGAGTGCGCTTGTTCGAACGCTCGCGCAACGGCTACATGCCGACGCCAGCCGGGGATGATCTGGCAGTAACGGCAGCACGCGTCGCCGACGAGATCGCCGGTGCCGAGCGTCGCCTATTGGGGCGTGACTTGACGCTATCCGGCACTTTGCGTACTACCACTACCGATACGCTGTTGATGGGATTGCTGACGCCGATTCTCGCCGATTTTCAGGCGGCGCATCCGCGCATCGTTCTGGAAGTCGTCGTTGCCAACCGCCCTCTTAACCTAAGCCGTCGCGATGCTGACATCGCCATCCGTCCCGGCAATTCGCCTCCCGAAACACTGATAGGGCGACGAGTCGGGCGCCTTACACAGGCGGTATACGAGCCTAGTAATAGCGGTGATGAAGCATTGCCTTGGGTGGGACCCGATGTGCATCTTGGCTATCCGGCACTAGAAGCATGGATGATGCAGCAAGGTGCCGACGCGCATACCGTCTACAAAGTCGACAGTATGCTCGGCATGTTGGCAGCGGTGCGCGCGGGCTTGGGACAGGGCGTGTTGCCTTGTTATCTCGCCGATGCCGAGCCGACGTTGCGTCGTCGGAGCGCCATGATTCCCGAGCTGACCATTGACCTGTGGCTGCTTACCCATCCCGACCTACGCCGTACGGCACGTGTACGCACCTTCTTTGAGGTCGTTGCTCAGGCCATTGAGGCGCGAAATGCGGTGCTGTTGGGTGAGCACCCTTGGTAG
- a CDS encoding GlxA family transcriptional regulator yields MTEPIVHPWPYPRPDLPPVPAPGEAEHTVDVWLVPKFSMLTLFCLLEPLRVANRFGRELFAWRLLSSSGEPVVASNGVRIEVDDRLSLLECSELLMVVSSYEAEARVTAGDRAVLRQITAFGGRVGGLDTAPFILARAGLLDQQPVALHWESVPAFREEFAQIEVSQADFIFDQPCPTGSGGAAGIDMMLQWIERDYGPALAEAVSRQLVHQRAAEGELHKARERLAHLPRAVASALAIMEAHLGQTLPIPEICRLVGQSQRQLTRQFQAQFGETPKQCYLGMRLDQARRILTDSRCQVTEAALATGFTHLAHFSRAYQARFGERPSVTAGRGLG; encoded by the coding sequence ATGACCGAGCCGATCGTTCATCCTTGGCCTTATCCACGCCCGGATTTGCCCCCGGTGCCCGCGCCGGGAGAGGCGGAACATACCGTGGATGTCTGGCTGGTGCCCAAGTTCTCCATGCTGACCCTGTTCTGCCTGCTGGAGCCCCTGCGGGTGGCCAATCGTTTCGGGCGAGAGCTGTTCGCCTGGCGCCTGCTGTCGAGCAGCGGCGAGCCGGTGGTGGCCAGCAACGGGGTGCGTATCGAGGTGGACGATCGGCTGAGCTTACTGGAGTGCAGCGAACTGCTGATGGTGGTGTCCTCCTACGAGGCGGAGGCCAGGGTGACCGCCGGCGATCGCGCCGTGCTGCGTCAGATCACGGCTTTCGGTGGGCGGGTCGGTGGGTTGGATACCGCCCCCTTTATCCTCGCTCGGGCGGGGCTACTCGATCAGCAGCCGGTGGCGCTGCACTGGGAGAGCGTGCCGGCCTTCCGAGAGGAGTTCGCGCAAATCGAGGTCAGCCAGGCGGACTTCATCTTCGATCAGCCCTGTCCCACCGGCTCCGGTGGCGCCGCGGGTATCGACATGATGCTGCAGTGGATCGAGCGGGATTATGGCCCGGCCCTGGCGGAGGCGGTGAGTCGCCAACTGGTGCACCAGCGCGCTGCGGAAGGCGAACTACACAAGGCCCGGGAGCGTCTGGCGCATCTGCCCCGGGCGGTGGCCAGCGCCCTGGCGATCATGGAAGCGCATCTCGGCCAGACGCTGCCGATTCCCGAGATCTGCCGGCTGGTGGGCCAGTCCCAGCGCCAGCTGACCCGCCAGTTCCAGGCCCAGTTCGGCGAAACCCCCAAGCAGTGCTACCTGGGCATGCGCCTGGACCAGGCCCGGCGCATCCTCACCGACAGCCGCTGCCAGGTTACCGAAGCGGCCCTGGCCACCGGCTTTACCCACCTGGCGCACTTCTCCCGTGCCTATCAGGCACGCTTCGGCGAACGGCCCAGTGTGACCGCGGGGCGGGGGTTGGGATAA
- a CDS encoding MFS transporter, with protein sequence MTGGSTRWRVLAVLLAAIAMSLIGVSIVNVALPSIQQGLGATQSDLQWVLSGYALTFGVVLVAAGRAGDIMGRGGIFIIGVAVFTVSSIASGLAPDADWLNIARFIQGVGSGLLSPQGVGMIQQYFRGAERGKAFGYFGSTVGVAVGIGPVLGGLLIELGGPDFGWRLTFLVNVPIGIAAIIMAFVWFPRPLFSQGTKAAKSIEHRVLHVFRSLDPIGSVLLGLAVFAILFPFMESRSSAFTWLLFPLGLALVAVWVWWERHYARLGRSPMVDLSIFSTRSFANGTLIMTLYFTGMTSIWVLVALYLQQGLGKSALEAGLVGIPAAFISAFAANWAGRRVMTYGRKVVIGGLLCGIAGLAASIAVVLLQQDGHLSIWWLLLSLSLIGVAQGSVVSPNQALTLAEVPLKYAGSSGAIMQTGQRIGTSIGIAVITAAVFAALDMTSWPVAVSLGFGLIGLIMFSALAVAYKDLRDRAKATDDQTSRDKRS encoded by the coding sequence TTGACCGGGGGTTCGACCCGCTGGCGCGTTCTGGCGGTGCTGCTGGCTGCCATCGCCATGTCGTTGATCGGCGTCAGCATCGTCAACGTTGCCCTGCCCTCTATCCAACAGGGCCTGGGGGCCACACAGTCCGATCTACAATGGGTGTTGTCCGGCTATGCCCTGACCTTCGGCGTGGTGCTGGTCGCCGCCGGTCGCGCCGGTGACATCATGGGTCGCGGCGGAATCTTCATCATCGGGGTCGCGGTGTTCACGGTGTCTTCCATTGCCTCAGGCCTCGCCCCGGATGCTGACTGGCTCAATATCGCCCGGTTTATACAAGGCGTCGGCTCGGGGCTGCTGAGCCCTCAGGGCGTCGGCATGATCCAGCAGTATTTCCGCGGAGCCGAGCGCGGAAAGGCGTTCGGCTACTTCGGCAGCACGGTCGGCGTGGCGGTGGGCATCGGTCCGGTGCTGGGCGGACTGCTGATCGAGCTCGGTGGTCCCGACTTCGGCTGGCGCCTGACGTTTCTGGTCAATGTGCCCATCGGTATCGCCGCCATCATCATGGCATTTGTCTGGTTCCCGAGGCCATTGTTCAGCCAGGGAACGAAGGCCGCCAAGAGCATCGAGCACCGAGTACTGCATGTCTTCCGCTCCTTGGATCCGATCGGCTCGGTGCTGCTGGGGCTTGCGGTATTCGCCATCCTGTTCCCTTTCATGGAGTCGCGAAGCTCGGCGTTTACCTGGCTGCTGTTCCCGCTGGGACTCGCGCTGGTCGCGGTCTGGGTCTGGTGGGAGCGACACTACGCCCGCCTGGGCCGCAGTCCGATGGTCGATCTGAGCATCTTCTCCACCCGCAGTTTCGCCAACGGCACCCTTATCATGACCCTGTACTTCACGGGAATGACCAGCATCTGGGTGCTGGTGGCACTGTATCTCCAGCAGGGCCTGGGGAAGTCCGCCCTCGAAGCCGGCCTGGTCGGTATCCCCGCGGCTTTCATTTCGGCGTTCGCCGCCAACTGGGCCGGCCGGCGGGTGATGACCTATGGTCGCAAGGTGGTCATAGGCGGGCTGCTTTGCGGCATCGCCGGCCTCGCCGCGAGTATCGCGGTCGTCCTGCTGCAACAAGACGGCCACCTGAGTATATGGTGGCTTCTGCTGTCGCTATCGTTGATCGGCGTGGCGCAAGGCTCCGTCGTCAGCCCCAACCAGGCGCTGACCTTGGCGGAGGTTCCGCTGAAGTACGCGGGCAGTTCCGGCGCCATCATGCAGACCGGCCAGCGCATCGGCACCTCCATCGGCATCGCCGTGATCACCGCGGCGGTCTTTGCCGCCCTCGATATGACCTCCTGGCCGGTCGCCGTTTCCCTCGGCTTCGGCCTGATCGGGCTTATCATGTTCAGCGCGCTCGCGGTCGCGTACAAGGATTTACGGGATCGAGCGAAAGCAACCGACGATCAGACTTCTCGCGATAAAAGATCGTGA
- a CDS encoding HD domain-containing protein: MSQATFKRFDESRVEDWKIIDAHFQAYQNDASRRVLEHLLRLKGDNHGYPVDRFEHSLQTATRALRDGADEETVVCALLHDIGDDLAPANHAEIAAGILEPFIDPLNTWMIRHHELFQGYHYRHFYGLDPEARERYRDHPAYARTVRFCDDWDQRSFDPDYDTLPLEHFVPMVERIMSRVPFGDAPTVQDKESA; this comes from the coding sequence ATGAGCCAAGCAACCTTCAAGCGTTTCGACGAAAGCCGTGTCGAGGACTGGAAGATCATCGACGCCCACTTCCAGGCGTATCAGAACGACGCCAGCCGCCGGGTGCTCGAACACCTGCTGCGTCTCAAGGGCGACAACCACGGCTACCCGGTGGATCGCTTCGAACACAGCCTGCAGACCGCCACCCGGGCGCTGCGGGACGGCGCCGACGAGGAAACCGTGGTCTGCGCCCTGCTCCACGATATCGGCGACGACCTGGCCCCGGCCAATCACGCCGAAATCGCCGCGGGGATTCTCGAGCCCTTCATCGACCCGCTCAACACCTGGATGATTCGCCATCACGAGCTGTTCCAAGGCTATCACTATCGCCACTTCTATGGCCTCGACCCGGAGGCGCGGGAGCGGTATCGCGACCATCCCGCCTACGCCCGCACCGTGCGCTTCTGCGACGACTGGGACCAGCGCTCCTTCGATCCTGACTACGATACCCTGCCTCTCGAGCACTTCGTGCCTATGGTGGAGCGCATCATGAGCCGGGTGCCCTTCGGCGACGCTCCAACCGTCCAGGATAAGGAAAGCGCATGA
- a CDS encoding TA system antitoxin ParD family protein: MAQTVKLSDDELLEAAKIKKDHFSRSLNGQIEYWARLGRFVEESGLFDLHKVNLAFQGKIPVEDLTPEEQHTHAWLLWQSLEELDGSDDSTLREIK, encoded by the coding sequence ATGGCACAGACGGTCAAGCTCAGTGACGACGAACTATTGGAAGCGGCCAAGATCAAGAAGGATCACTTTTCTCGATCACTGAATGGCCAGATCGAGTACTGGGCGCGGCTGGGTAGATTCGTGGAGGAATCCGGCCTCTTCGATCTGCATAAGGTGAATCTGGCTTTTCAGGGCAAAATTCCGGTGGAAGATCTGACTCCCGAGGAACAGCACACCCATGCTTGGCTCTTGTGGCAGAGCCTGGAGGAGCTGGACGGCTCGGACGACAGCACTCTACGCGAGATTAAATAG
- the tmpA gene encoding 2-trimethylaminoethylphosphonate dioxygenase: MTLSATPTLQAQGRRLRLRTQDCERQFAALWLRERAPDSETLDPQTGQRLIEAAQLPLDLTIEDARLEADRLRLRFSDGHDTAFDLNALLEAGEAVRTDIPAGLTLWDSRLERLPEADFAAALESDARLLEMLEDLHRYGFVRVRGVPTEEDGMQALIDRIGPLRRTNWGGIADVKSVPQAYDLTMTQRGLEPHTDNPYRDPIPGYIWLHCLTNAAEGGDSTLVDGFKAAQRLREEAPEDYACLTRLATEFFYTDQTTRLAGEGPLIELDSQGRLHRVRFSNRTERIPAHDPEVLERYYAARQRFYELITSDELTVHLKLDPGEMLIMDNYRLFHGRTAFQLEGGVRHLRQGYVDRDSTASRRRVLFSQLRAPQLQTQPATAPKEKEELQ; this comes from the coding sequence ATGACCCTTTCCGCCACCCCTACGTTACAGGCTCAGGGACGCCGTCTAAGGCTGCGCACCCAGGACTGCGAGCGCCAGTTCGCCGCCCTGTGGCTGCGGGAGCGCGCCCCGGACAGCGAGACCCTGGACCCCCAGACCGGTCAGCGGCTGATCGAGGCCGCCCAGCTGCCGTTGGATCTGACCATCGAGGACGCCAGGCTCGAAGCGGATCGGCTGCGGCTGCGCTTCAGCGACGGCCATGACACCGCCTTCGACCTGAATGCCCTGCTAGAGGCCGGCGAGGCCGTGCGCACGGATATTCCCGCGGGCCTGACCCTGTGGGATTCGCGCCTGGAACGCCTTCCGGAGGCGGATTTCGCCGCCGCCCTGGAAAGCGACGCGCGGCTGCTGGAAATGCTGGAGGATCTGCACCGCTACGGCTTCGTGCGGGTGCGCGGCGTGCCCACGGAGGAAGACGGCATGCAGGCGCTGATCGATCGCATCGGCCCGCTGCGGCGCACCAACTGGGGCGGCATCGCCGACGTCAAGTCCGTGCCGCAGGCATACGACCTGACCATGACCCAGCGCGGCCTGGAGCCCCACACGGACAACCCCTATCGCGATCCGATCCCCGGCTATATCTGGCTGCACTGCCTGACCAACGCCGCGGAGGGCGGCGACAGCACCCTGGTGGACGGTTTCAAGGCGGCCCAGCGGCTGCGGGAAGAGGCGCCGGAGGATTACGCCTGCCTGACCCGGCTCGCCACGGAATTCTTCTACACTGACCAGACGACCCGGCTTGCCGGCGAGGGGCCGCTGATCGAACTCGATAGCCAGGGCCGGCTGCATCGGGTGCGCTTCTCCAACCGCACCGAACGTATCCCCGCCCATGATCCCGAGGTGCTGGAGCGCTACTACGCCGCCCGGCAGCGTTTCTATGAACTGATTACCTCGGACGAGCTGACCGTGCATCTCAAGCTCGACCCGGGGGAGATGCTGATCATGGACAACTACCGGCTGTTCCACGGCCGCACCGCCTTTCAACTGGAAGGCGGTGTGCGCCATCTGCGCCAGGGCTATGTGGACCGGGACAGCACCGCCAGCCGCCGTCGGGTCTTATTCTCGCAACTACGGGCCCCTCAACTACAGACCCAGCCAGCCACTGCGCCAAAAGAGAAGGAGGAGCTGCAATGA